The sequence below is a genomic window from Lolium perenne isolate Kyuss_39 chromosome 7, Kyuss_2.0, whole genome shotgun sequence.
CAATGGAGGATTTTGGGCAGAGAGAGGATAGGagcgcggcgcagcgaaggggatgCTATGAGGAAGACGATGGTTATTTATGGCGAGCTAACGAAACGCCGCGCCGTTGGATGGTGAACAAATGGATTCGATGCCCTACACGTGTACCCATGGGTAACACGGTCTTTTTACTGAGATAGAACTGAACAGACGCTACAacgcgcgtgccagaaaaagcggaggacgtgtgtcccccacttgcgtaacgtgtcaagtATCGCAGAGTTTCGGGTCCACAGGTCAGTGACATGACATAATTCGTGTCTTCCCGATACagaggtcgtggctatcgtcagcactgatgtcacttttAAAGAAAAACTTCGAGTGCGGTGCTATGACAATTGGCGACAGAGAAGGATTAATGAtaatttcgggagcctttgatcaaatacaagtttttgttcaaatgtTCGGGGGCTACTTTTTAAAAGAGGTTTGGTAAAGGAGTTGATTTGGAAGGATAAGCATTAGTTTACAGTCGCCATCAAAAAACAACCTCATGAAAAGAGAACTTCGAGCAGTTTCATCAAGAGTAGATAAGGAAACTTCGGGCATCGCAATAAAGAaaaaggcgagagcctatgatcaaatacaagcatttgttcatatgctcgggggctactcttatcagaagtattgtttatacttctgataagaggtaAACGCGGATGATAAAATATAGAGTTGAGCATCagtaaagcaagttgagcctacaaccaagtataaatacttgactgtagcctcgggggctactcccatcgggagcgctggtcgcgcacccgataaagatgggagaatccgaagaagtgacaatatagcgacaaagatgctaaaaaaggtgagcctacaaccaagtacaagcacttggctgtagcctcgggggctactcccatcgggaacgctgtttgcgtgcccgatgaaattaaagaaGGCAtgctgagcatatttcgagttatacaaataactcttcacatactcccatcgggaggataagataaaaatatacaagtcatccgttgactcgaataaatgtgctattccagcagccgaaaaaagcactcgacaatatattctcagagcgcctcagtcgcgaattaatctctgaatgccgcaatactttgcgaaggtaagtccccgggatccgtcctgtgcggcgtggcaccgcctctgacggcgctttgctactttttccgtatcagcagataagaagaaaaatcctaacggacgcgttaggtacccgataaagcatgactggaattcggcatctggtaagaccttaagaggcacatgtcgaattacgccagtatcccgagatcatgtccatggacgcgatcttgaagtaggttttggcGGAttaccacaagagcagttaactggtacctgatccgtcatatgaaccagccccaattaccgttatccctgtacaatatatgactATTTTATTAAAGTTATGTGTTGACTCGAAGAAGTTATATGGTAATTGTAAAGATggtgattttccctgattcttcgattcaagcaaaatctcgggggctactgacataggcatccccaatggacctgccaaagatggtacccggagttttactgaaggcccatgacccaaAGTTTATGAAGCCCGAAAGCCCAGTCGTAAGATAGTTTTGGAaaaatagagttgtattaggaatattgatttgtaactattacgggacgaactcaaagagtctcccagaCTTTGTAAATtgaacatcacgaaaccctcggctccgcctcctatataagggggagtcgagggacaaagatagcatcgatttcattgtcaacacaaaccctaattttcatagcagtcgagatctacttgccctttacttTCCTGAAAATCCTAGTCtataatctgtaggcattgataagtcgataccttgtcaccagGCAGGTGCACGTTCCCCAGCGGTGGCACGACGTTCAGCTCCGGTGCATGAGCCGCGCCACGTCGACGGGCAGCGGCACCCTGCTCGGTCGCGCCTCCTTCTTGGTGCCGCTGCCGgacgcctcgaagtcgttcttcttcttcccatGGTGATGCAGCGTCGTGCAGTGGTGCGGATGGGGGCGGAGGTGTGGGAAATGGTAGGTACGATGCCGGTTGATTTTTAAAGGCCGGACGCGCACGGGACACGATGCCATTAATTACGGCGCAGAAGCCCAACCACCGCCGCCAGTCCTGCTGCCGAAGAGGAAGCGatgccattgatggcgaaggctgcggcgcagacgcggaagcgaaaACTACTGAGGGACGGCTGCGGAAGCGATGAGATCAATACGGCTCGCTGCAAGGCGACCCGTTGGAAAAGCGAGCGGTAACTTGACGCGTCCGCAACGATGCATTCGAGACGCAAAATATGTGTCGCGTTTGCGTTTCCGCGGATGATCCGATTACTACGTGTTGAGCCGCTGAGTCTGGTCCTAGAAGAGCCATTTTTCGACCGCGTGAACGTAAACGGTTGCTTATCGTCTGTTTGTTTATCGTCTGTTTGCGTCGCTctggaaaaaaaaaaaaagtagcaCGCCTATCACGTGCGCTGGTATCGTGAAGGCCCATTTCGGCAGTAGACAAAAGAAAGAAGGGAGAAAAAACACGAGTCCAGCCTCGAGCGGCACACAGCCGTCGCCTCCCCTTCTAGTCCAGTCTCGTCAAGGGTTCCCGGCGGCGAAATACGCCGCCCTCCGCCGCCCGGATCCTCCGGCGACCGGCCTACGAGATGGCCTCGGAGATTCCGGAGATCCCGGGCCACCTCCTGGCCGAGATATTCCTCCGCCTGCCGGCCCCAGAGGACCTCGCCCGCACCTCCGCCGCATGCGTCGCCTTCCGCCGCCTCGTCACCGACGGCCCCTTCCTGCGCCGCTTCCGCCGCCTCCACGCCCCACCCCTCCTCGCCTTCCTCGACCTCGAGGGCTTCCACCCCGCGCTCCCGCCCCACCCCtccgcgcccgccgccgccgcgctcgccgccgccggcgccgactTCGCCTTCTCCTTCCTGCCGCCCCACTGCTCCTGGATCATCCAGGAAATCCGCGACGGCCGCGTCCTCCTCGCCCGCGACCACGGCGGAGAAGAGCGCCCCCCGGTCTTCCGCGAGCTCGTGGTGTGCGACCCCTTGCACCGCCGGTACGTCACGCTGCCCCCGCTCCCATCCACCCTAGCCGCCTCGGTACTGTTTCAACCGGCACCCGTGGCGCGCATGCCCTGGTGCGAGCCCTGCCTCGCGCCcctcggcgacgacgacgacacaGCATTCACAGTCATCTGCGTGGTGCACTGCGAAACCAAGCTGGCCACCTTCGTCTTCTCCTCGAGCACGGGGCAGTGGCTCCCCTCGGCGAGCAAGGGCTGGAGCGAGCTGTTCCGCGGCAGGGTCGAGTCGGCCGCGGACGCGTCGGTGCGGGAGCCTACTTCATCCAATTCCCCGCTGGACCCGACGTTCCTCAGACGCCACTACGCGTACGGCTGCTTCTACTGGGAGTCCACCATGGCCAAAAGGAAAGACCTGCTGGTCCTCGACACCCGGACGATGGAGTTCTCGATCACCGACCTGCCATCCAAGGGGTGGGGCACGCTTGGAGTGGCCATTCTGGAGGCAGGGGAAGGCGAGCTCGGGTTGTTCGGCATACGCGACCAACCGGCAGGCGGCAAACCTGATCTCTGCTACACCGTTAGAGAAAACAAGGGCGGTCAGTGGCAGATGGTGAGGACGATCGCGCTGGGTTCTGGGTGTCTGCACTATATCAAGGCTTCGACGGAGAGGTACTTTCTCCTTGTAAGCGCCGATGCCCCGCGGTGGCTAGGCTCGTCTTTCAAGATGCCAGACTTGGAATACTTCTCCATGGATGTCAAGGAATTGCAGCTTCAGAGGGTTTCTGTGAAACCTTTCGGGGCTGCCTTGTCCAGGACGCGCATATATACCAACTTCCCGCCGTCGCTGCTGTCTTCACCGACAATATGAAATGGTAAAGTTTTCTACTGCATCCTAGCTATGTCCTGCATGCCTTTCATAGTTATCACACAACTTTATGTCTAATGATTCATAGTTCATTATTGCAATTGACCGTTCTTGTTTACACAATTACCTAGCAGTTATTTTTCTTGTGGCTGTGGGAAAGCTGATCAAGCTGAGGAGCATAATTGTGATTCTTTCTCTTGTTTGGTCTAAATGTTCTTTTAAGAGGACCCGGCACAAGAGAGAAAATCTTTCACGTAGCTCATGGATCCACTATTATTCTAGGACTCTTGAGATCACAAAAATACTAGGCCACGATATTTTCGAAGAATAGTTTTATGGTTGGGGTAAAGGAGAAGCAATGCAATTTTTAGTTCCAGTTGTTTACCTTTGGAGTGTTTCACCTCAGCACAATTCATAACAATCAAACTCATCCATTTCAGTTTCTTTTTATAAATACAAGGATGCAGAGAATTTTTCTTCTGATCATCTTCAGCTCTGCACATTGCTCGTGGGTTACCTACTGCATCTGTAGGTTGCCTCCTGTTGCTAGGCGTCCACGGCCCTCGAAACAGGTTATTAACTGCACAACTAGATGAATTAACTAAACAGCCACAAGAGGAATGAAATAACATTGTCTTCAGTACATGTAGTATAGCACTATGTGTCAGGGAGGATATGCAGTAAATGCCATTTTTCGTATCAAAATTAAATTATTGCTCTCCCGCACGAGTGAAACATATTTTTAACTTAAAATGGTAAAAGTGCCAGAGCTCTTAGGACGTGTGAAGCATGTTTAGATAACATTAAATTCTTGGTCATGTATGCAACGAAAGGCTCACAGCCAATGCCACTTTTAGTTAGTACTTACACTGCCATTTCAAAAATATTTGGTAAAGTAACATCAGTAGTACAATAATTTGTATGCATGTAATAAATCTGCCTAGTAGCTCTTTCGCAAATAACAACCTTATTCACTGCTCTTAATAGCAAGAGTAGCGTGCTCACAAGCTGTTTGATTTGAATCAGCCTCATAAGATCAGTTACAGGTTGATACCCTAatagatttcccttcatgacttaaGTTAGATTTTATTCTGTGAAACACACCTAAGCTAGAAGTTTGTTATACTACTATGTAATATACAAAGTTCTGCAACACTAGATTACCAATTTAGCATGATTTGAAGATTTCCAGATTTTGTTTCCTTTTATGTACATGCCTCTCTCTGcctgtgttccaacttgcattgcAAATTACAGTGCTAGACACATAAAAGTATTACTTTGCAGTCACATATTTCAATTCCAGTTGAGATCAACATCACATATTGGCTAATGCTATTCTTGTAATGCTTGTGATACTGTTATATCTAGCACAACACAAAACCTATATAACACATTCCTTTTAGCTCGTAACCCCTTGAATATGTAATCCTATACATTAAATTTTACCCATTTTTCCCATCATTATTGTTGTCTTCACCAATAATATGAAGCTGTAGACTTTCTAATGTGCGTCCTTCATTCTAGTTATGTCCTTCCCTTCAATTTATCATACAGCTTGTCTAAATTTTTGATAGTTCATTATTGCACTGGTCATTCTTGTTTACATGATTTAGTATCAGTTATTTTTCTTGTACTCATGGAAAATTAATCAATCTCAGGAACATAGTTGTGGCATGTTCTCTTATTTGTTCCAATTCACATTTTAAGAGTCATATAAGAGAGATGACCTTTCACATAGCTCATGTATCCACTACTATTGTAGGTTTCATGTAATCATAAAAATACTAGGTGACAGTAATTGTTGTAAAGGAATAGTTCTATGGTCAATGTAATGGAGAATGAAAGCAAGTATAAATCCAATTTACCTTTGGAGTGTTTTAGGATAGTTTGAACATTTCACCTGCCTCTTTTCTTGGTCTGCCAATGCGTGTCATTAATCTCTGTAGGGTGATAGAGGGCATGCAACAGACACTTGTCTATCCTTGATGGTTCATTCTTACTTGGATGATTTTGTATCAGTTATTTTTTCTTGTGCTTGTGGGAAAGTTGGTCAAGCTTTGGAAGATAGTTGTGGTTCGTTGTCTTGTTTGTTCCAACTCCTGTTTTAAGAGTCATACAAGCGAAAACATCTTTCACATAGCTCATGCATCCACTGCTATTGTAGGTTTCATGTAATCATAAAAATACCGGGTCACAATAATTGTTGTCATGGAATAGTTCTATGGTCAAGGTAATGGAGAATGAATGCAATTATAAATCCAGTTTACCTTTGGAGTGTTTTACCTCAGGAAAAGAAAATCATTACAGTCAAGCATGACTCATGTCCAATTTTACTTTACAAATATAAGGAGGGATAGAAGTTTTCTTTTGGTCATTTTTAAGTATATCGGTTTTTCCCCTCATGATGGTTTTGAAACAAATCTGCGTAACTGGTATGGTCACACCTAACAGCATGAGTGAGTCACTGCTCTATATAGAAAAATCTATGATTTGTTGATTGTGACTAACCAAGAGTCCAAGAACCCTCTTATGTATTTCCTGTAAGTTAGAAGTGTTTTTCTTTGGAACTCCCTTCTGATGTATCTCCTTCCGTAACCGAAGATAGAAGTGTTTTTTCTTTCCGATGCATCTCTGTAAGTCAGAAGCTTTTTTCTTTGAAGATAAACTAAGATAGAAGTTTGTTAATAGTGCTTGGTAATATATGAAGTCTCCCTAAAAATGGAAATGCAGGAAACTAGCAATTTAGCACTACCTAATATTTCCAGGACTCATTTCTTTTTGTTTATTGCTTTGCATGCCCCTGTCTgctgtgttccaacttgcattgcAAAATAAAGTGCTAAACATGGAAAAGCAAGTCTTTGCAGACACATATTTAAAAATCCAGTCGGGATCAGTATCACCAGTGGAACAAATGCTAGTCTGCTAGTGTTTATCTAGCCCAATATAAGACCTCTATAGCGTGTTCCTTGTGAACTCTTGAATCTTTGTAGAAATTATTCCCATAATTCTTTTTGTTGTCTGAATTTCTGTATTGTTTCTTCAGGTTCGACGGAGCCGTGATCTGAACAGCATTGTCAACTCAAAGCAACTCTTGGTTTTGGGAGCGTGGAGTTCTCTCAGAACTGATCACCTCGCCTGCAAAACGACCCAATCTACACTGCTCCACTGGACGGTGGTCGTGTCTATGGTTTTGGTCAATTAGTGTGACAGCGTTGTGGATGTTCCTTGCCTAAGAGTCTGCAAACTTAACTGCATGCTTCAGGTGGCAGTGCTCATGTCTATGTCGTTCTTCCTATCATGCCTAAGAGTGTGACATGAAGTTAACTGTCCCTGTCTATCGAGGATACATTGTGTGATTTGTTCTCTACCCTGCATGTCTACACAGATCACATCCAGGATGCAGGCCAGACCATGATCGTGTGGAGGATGCAATTGTGGTTGTCAGAGCTGGGCGTTGCATTGGCAGCGGCGCCTCTCATAGGTAGAGCGATTGCTGCATAGTGTGAAGCTTGCCAGCGGTAGCAATGGCGTGGTAGTGCCAATGTGTCGGGGAGGTCTTCTCTGCCGTCTCGAACTCTTGATGTCCTAGACGAGCGTGAGGCGCACACCGTGCCTCCGGTAGATCCTGCGCTCTTCTCTCCTTGCTCGTGATTTGCAGATTGGCCAACAATCTAGGTTTCTGCTCTCTCCCACCTCGGCATAACAGTACAACACACCGAACACCTGGTGTGTAACAGCTCGTTCTTCCCTTCAGGAAGCAGCTAGAGCCTAGAGGCGTACTTACCGGGTCGACGGCGACGGCCACTCCGCAAGCCGGTACCTCAACCGGGTTGACGGCGACGGCCACACTCTGCAAGCCGGTAGCTGTAGTCCTGAAAAAAaaatctccaccggcggccccatAGCGTTTTGGAGGTCGGTATCGAAAATTggctcgcaccggtgcgcccAGAAAGCGCTGGCGCTTTTTTCATGCCGGCCCTTTCGCGAAGAGCGCGAATTGGGCGCaccggcgcctcgcggcacgacggttttcaCGGGTGGGGACACCTTGTCAGCGAGAGGTCGCCACGGTTCGCATCGAAAGCGATGCAGGAAGGTTGGTCGTCAGCATTTAATGGTCTCCCATGCGGAAACTGAGgcggcgactggccacgcggcatCCACCCGCCTTCCCCacgcgcctacgccgccgtaaatgtgGGTAGTTGGCGACGCTATCCGCCGTATTAGTACGTACGTCGCCCGCCGCCGCGACGCTATTCTCTCATCTCCTCTCTcgtctccaccaccgccgccgcgccatcctcttctctccacctcaaaaatgctGTGCCGTCTCCGCACGACGTACTCAATGCTTGGCCTCAACGGTCGCGCGCTACATGCAACGCCTCAACCACCACCGCAGCCGGAGTCGCAGCCCGACGCCGCAGTCAACCCACGGTTCGTGGTGTGGGACGAGGCCTACGTCACAGACGCAGAAGccgaggcggtggaggaggcggcgcagtggGGCGAGCAGCCGCAGGCCCCCaccgacccggagcaggcggtgATCCTGGCGTCGTTGAACGCGCAACGCTTCCGGAGGTTGAAAGAGGAGGAGCGGGACGCCTCCTCATGGCGGCGGAGCGACATAAGCTCATCGAGCTGAACGCTCATCTCCACACCGAGGCATTCGCCCACGAGCAAGCGAGGCTTGCCCAGAACGAGGCTTCTCGGCAAAGGCTGGCagcgcggggacagcgccgccggtaAGCTCCTGCGACGCCGGTGGCCATGCTCCACCGtcagatgcgcgaagcaagggCGGAGAGGTGGGCACGGACGCAGACGGCAAAGGGGaagaacgacgacgaggcagACCCATCGCGCGATCCAACCGACGGCCAGTAGATTAGGGTTAAGTGTTTAGGTTTAAATTCGAGTAACTTTTGTATAAATTTTGTATGAATTTCGGTTTTTAAtgtcattttaaatttaaatttctaTTGGGGATGCCGTATAGGGACGTCGGTGTGGGAACAACATCACTAAATAGAGGATGCTCTGCCGCCGCCCCCTACCGGCGACTATTTGggagccgccggtggagatgctctgagtTGCCACGGCGACGGAGGCGACGGGAGGATGCGAGCACACCAGAACGACGGGTACTGAGGAACTGGCAGCCGCCGCCGCTCTCGCCACGACTCCACGAGCTCCATGGGGCTGCAATCGCAGTACGACGCCGGAGGTGCGCGGGAAAGGAAAGAACGAAATGAATGCTCCAGCTTGGTCAGACATGGCGCCTCAAGCTTCGCCGTTGCGCGTGATATATTTATAAAAACTTTCCATCTGCGGTTAGTCTTGGTGCCGGTTACGCTTTCAGAAAGGAAAATGCTTCTGATCATCCGGGGGATCAAACGTTTCATCGTCCGCCTCTGACACGCATGCGATGCATAGTGGGTTCTCTCCACGCACGCACATGGGTGGGCCCAATTAAACTGAGCGGTGGGAAATTTCCTACCAGTACCTTATCTACCTCCGCTCACGCCAAGAAGCAGAGTAGTCATCTTCTACCTCCCTCTCGGTTGCTCCCCTTCCCAGACAGCTCCGTCGCTCCAGCGCGCGGCCGCCACACCCTCACCCGCCTCTCCTCTGCGATGTCGCAGCCTCCCCCGACTCCCTCCACCTCGCAGCCACACAACCTTTTCCGCTCCCATGCCAAGCTCTGGCTCAGCTGCGCGTGGCCGCCTTGCTCCCCCGACCTCCTCTACTCCAGCCGCCCGCCGTGCCCCCGTATGCGCCCATGCTGAGCTCCGCCGGCTGAGCTTTTTTGTCTCTCATACGCGCGGCAGGCTCGACGCCGACGCCACCTCCTCGAGGGGGCTGCTACCTTGGGGGCGCGGTTGGTAGCACGGCTACGGCCGGTTGCAGCAAGGGCGGCGGCCATTTGCAGCAGGGGCGGCGGCCGATAGAAGCAGTCGCGACGGCCATTGGTAGGAGCGGCGGCGACCATTTGCAGCAGGGTCGGCCGCC
It includes:
- the LOC127323602 gene encoding uncharacterized protein, with the translated sequence MASEIPEIPGHLLAEIFLRLPAPEDLARTSAACVAFRRLVTDGPFLRRFRRLHAPPLLAFLDLEGFHPALPPHPSAPAAAALAAAGADFAFSFLPPHCSWIIQEIRDGRVLLARDHGGEERPPVFRELVVCDPLHRRYVTLPPLPSTLAASVLFQPAPVARMPWCEPCLAPLGDDDDTAFTVICVVHCETKLATFVFSSSTGQWLPSASKGWSELFRGRVESAADASVREPTSSNSPLDPTFLRRHYAYGCFYWESTMAKRKDLLVLDTRTMEFSITDLPSKGWGTLGVAILEAGEGELGLFGIRDQPAGGKPDLCYTVRENKGGQWQMVRTIALGSGCLHYIKASTERYFLLVSADAPRWLGSSFKMPDLEYFSMDVKELQLQRVSVKPFGAALSRTRIYTNFPPSLLSSPTI